A genomic stretch from Canis lupus baileyi chromosome 3, mCanLup2.hap1, whole genome shotgun sequence includes:
- the C3H16orf95 gene encoding uncharacterized protein C16orf95 homolog isoform X2: protein MVPTASTAAALPEPRRALPGALGCPLGLSVSTHSPEGVEAGKKSTFQTFGKEVCFIDQSMCPVPSTVHQEPICCECQAKCRGYLPVPRFEATLPYWVPLSLRPRKQIQKMVQFNIPKTSEACPCPCHRFGGRLPMPRDQAVMPYWVPQVLRPHKKVVKRQQSFTGIQEPALGLRSWYNHWRICCDGHLLLKWQQLQALHQHEPLAPGKGASIPAPLLPRSLLTLLQAVLRVVVAIRQLFWV from the exons ATGGTCCCCACCGCCTCCACCGCGGCGGCCCTGCCGGAGCCACGGCGGGCACTTCCGGGGGCCCTCGGGTGTCCGTTGGGTCTGTCAGTCAGCACGCACTCTCCCGAGGGCGTCGAGGCAGGCAA GAAGAGCACATTTCAAACCTTTGGGAAAGAAGTGTGCTTCATAGATCAGTCG ATGTGTCCTGTCCCCAGTACTGTTCATCAAGAGCCCATCTGCTGTGAGTGCCAGGCCAAATGCAGGGGCTACCTGCCGGTGCCCAGGTTTGAGGCGACGTTGCCTTACTGGGTCCCGTTGTCCCTGAGACCCCGAAAGCAG ATCCAAAAGATGGTCCAGTTTAATATCCCTAAAACCTCCGAGGCATGCCCCTGCCCATGCCACCGCTTTGGGGGCCGCCTCCCGATGCCTAGGGATCAGGCAGTGATGCCCTACTGGGTGCCTCAGGTCCTGAGGCCTCACAAGAAG gtGGTGAAAAGGCAGCAGAGTTTTACAGGCATCCAAG AACCTGCCCTGGGCTTGCGTTCCTGGTACAACCATTGGCGGATCTGCTGTGATGGGCACCTTCTCCTCAAGTGGCAGCAGCTCCAGGCCCTTCACCAGCATGAACCACTGGCCCCAGGGAAGGGAGCGAGCATCCCAGCCCCACTCCTGCCCCGCAGCCTCCTGACCCTCCTGCAGGCTGTCCTGAGGGTCGTGGTGGCCATTCG ACAGTTGTTCTGGGTTTGA
- the C3H16orf95 gene encoding uncharacterized protein C16orf95 homolog isoform X1 has protein sequence MVPTASTAAALPEPRRALPGALGCPLGLSVSTHSPEGVEAGKKSTFQTFGKEVCFIDQSMCPVPSTVHQEPICCECQAKCRGYLPVPRFEATLPYWVPLSLRPRKQIQKMVQFNIPKTSEACPCPCHRFGGRLPMPRDQAVMPYWVPQVLRPHKKVVKRQQSFTGIQGPDLLSCLEPALGLRSWYNHWRICCDGHLLLKWQQLQALHQHEPLAPGKGASIPAPLLPRSLLTLLQAVLRVVVAIRQLFWV, from the exons ATGGTCCCCACCGCCTCCACCGCGGCGGCCCTGCCGGAGCCACGGCGGGCACTTCCGGGGGCCCTCGGGTGTCCGTTGGGTCTGTCAGTCAGCACGCACTCTCCCGAGGGCGTCGAGGCAGGCAA GAAGAGCACATTTCAAACCTTTGGGAAAGAAGTGTGCTTCATAGATCAGTCG ATGTGTCCTGTCCCCAGTACTGTTCATCAAGAGCCCATCTGCTGTGAGTGCCAGGCCAAATGCAGGGGCTACCTGCCGGTGCCCAGGTTTGAGGCGACGTTGCCTTACTGGGTCCCGTTGTCCCTGAGACCCCGAAAGCAG ATCCAAAAGATGGTCCAGTTTAATATCCCTAAAACCTCCGAGGCATGCCCCTGCCCATGCCACCGCTTTGGGGGCCGCCTCCCGATGCCTAGGGATCAGGCAGTGATGCCCTACTGGGTGCCTCAGGTCCTGAGGCCTCACAAGAAG gtGGTGAAAAGGCAGCAGAGTTTTACAGGCATCCAAG ggcctgacttGCTTTCTTGCCTAGAACCTGCCCTGGGCTTGCGTTCCTGGTACAACCATTGGCGGATCTGCTGTGATGGGCACCTTCTCCTCAAGTGGCAGCAGCTCCAGGCCCTTCACCAGCATGAACCACTGGCCCCAGGGAAGGGAGCGAGCATCCCAGCCCCACTCCTGCCCCGCAGCCTCCTGACCCTCCTGCAGGCTGTCCTGAGGGTCGTGGTGGCCATTCG ACAGTTGTTCTGGGTTTGA
- the C3H16orf95 gene encoding uncharacterized protein C16orf95 homolog isoform X5: MVPTASTAAALPEPRRALPGALGCPLGLSVSTHSPEGVEAGKKSTFQTFGKEVCFIDQSMCPVPSTVHQEPICCECQAKCRGYLPVPRFEATLPYWVPLSLRPRKQVVKRQQSFTGIQEPALGLRSWYNHWRICCDGHLLLKWQQLQALHQHEPLAPGKGASIPAPLLPRSLLTLLQAVLRVVVAIRQLFWV; this comes from the exons ATGGTCCCCACCGCCTCCACCGCGGCGGCCCTGCCGGAGCCACGGCGGGCACTTCCGGGGGCCCTCGGGTGTCCGTTGGGTCTGTCAGTCAGCACGCACTCTCCCGAGGGCGTCGAGGCAGGCAA GAAGAGCACATTTCAAACCTTTGGGAAAGAAGTGTGCTTCATAGATCAGTCG ATGTGTCCTGTCCCCAGTACTGTTCATCAAGAGCCCATCTGCTGTGAGTGCCAGGCCAAATGCAGGGGCTACCTGCCGGTGCCCAGGTTTGAGGCGACGTTGCCTTACTGGGTCCCGTTGTCCCTGAGACCCCGAAAGCAG gtGGTGAAAAGGCAGCAGAGTTTTACAGGCATCCAAG AACCTGCCCTGGGCTTGCGTTCCTGGTACAACCATTGGCGGATCTGCTGTGATGGGCACCTTCTCCTCAAGTGGCAGCAGCTCCAGGCCCTTCACCAGCATGAACCACTGGCCCCAGGGAAGGGAGCGAGCATCCCAGCCCCACTCCTGCCCCGCAGCCTCCTGACCCTCCTGCAGGCTGTCCTGAGGGTCGTGGTGGCCATTCG ACAGTTGTTCTGGGTTTGA
- the C3H16orf95 gene encoding uncharacterized protein C16orf95 homolog isoform X3, with product MGRIGGDDGACDLTRKSTFQTFGKEVCFIDQSMCPVPSTVHQEPICCECQAKCRGYLPVPRFEATLPYWVPLSLRPRKQIQKMVQFNIPKTSEACPCPCHRFGGRLPMPRDQAVMPYWVPQVLRPHKKVVKRQQSFTGIQGPDLLSCLEPALGLRSWYNHWRICCDGHLLLKWQQLQALHQHEPLAPGKGASIPAPLLPRSLLTLLQAVLRVVVAIRQLFWV from the exons ATGGGGAGAATAGGGGGTGACGATGGAGCCTGCGATCTCACAAG GAAGAGCACATTTCAAACCTTTGGGAAAGAAGTGTGCTTCATAGATCAGTCG ATGTGTCCTGTCCCCAGTACTGTTCATCAAGAGCCCATCTGCTGTGAGTGCCAGGCCAAATGCAGGGGCTACCTGCCGGTGCCCAGGTTTGAGGCGACGTTGCCTTACTGGGTCCCGTTGTCCCTGAGACCCCGAAAGCAG ATCCAAAAGATGGTCCAGTTTAATATCCCTAAAACCTCCGAGGCATGCCCCTGCCCATGCCACCGCTTTGGGGGCCGCCTCCCGATGCCTAGGGATCAGGCAGTGATGCCCTACTGGGTGCCTCAGGTCCTGAGGCCTCACAAGAAG gtGGTGAAAAGGCAGCAGAGTTTTACAGGCATCCAAG ggcctgacttGCTTTCTTGCCTAGAACCTGCCCTGGGCTTGCGTTCCTGGTACAACCATTGGCGGATCTGCTGTGATGGGCACCTTCTCCTCAAGTGGCAGCAGCTCCAGGCCCTTCACCAGCATGAACCACTGGCCCCAGGGAAGGGAGCGAGCATCCCAGCCCCACTCCTGCCCCGCAGCCTCCTGACCCTCCTGCAGGCTGTCCTGAGGGTCGTGGTGGCCATTCG ACAGTTGTTCTGGGTTTGA
- the C3H16orf95 gene encoding uncharacterized protein C16orf95 homolog isoform X4, which translates to MVPTASTAAALPEPRRALPGALGCPLGLSVSTHSPEGVEAGKKSTFQTFGKEVCFIDQSMCPVPSTVHQEPICCECQAKCRGYLPVPRFEATLPYWVPLSLRPRKQVVKRQQSFTGIQGPDLLSCLEPALGLRSWYNHWRICCDGHLLLKWQQLQALHQHEPLAPGKGASIPAPLLPRSLLTLLQAVLRVVVAIRQLFWV; encoded by the exons ATGGTCCCCACCGCCTCCACCGCGGCGGCCCTGCCGGAGCCACGGCGGGCACTTCCGGGGGCCCTCGGGTGTCCGTTGGGTCTGTCAGTCAGCACGCACTCTCCCGAGGGCGTCGAGGCAGGCAA GAAGAGCACATTTCAAACCTTTGGGAAAGAAGTGTGCTTCATAGATCAGTCG ATGTGTCCTGTCCCCAGTACTGTTCATCAAGAGCCCATCTGCTGTGAGTGCCAGGCCAAATGCAGGGGCTACCTGCCGGTGCCCAGGTTTGAGGCGACGTTGCCTTACTGGGTCCCGTTGTCCCTGAGACCCCGAAAGCAG gtGGTGAAAAGGCAGCAGAGTTTTACAGGCATCCAAG ggcctgacttGCTTTCTTGCCTAGAACCTGCCCTGGGCTTGCGTTCCTGGTACAACCATTGGCGGATCTGCTGTGATGGGCACCTTCTCCTCAAGTGGCAGCAGCTCCAGGCCCTTCACCAGCATGAACCACTGGCCCCAGGGAAGGGAGCGAGCATCCCAGCCCCACTCCTGCCCCGCAGCCTCCTGACCCTCCTGCAGGCTGTCCTGAGGGTCGTGGTGGCCATTCG ACAGTTGTTCTGGGTTTGA